The following proteins come from a genomic window of Natronosalvus vescus:
- a CDS encoding FAD-binding and (Fe-S)-binding domain-containing protein, whose product MSGHISPPPDEPATDSRVTYDYRSDDVDRPALVADLERVVDGDVRADSYSRNLYATDASIYEMLPIAVVFPTSTADVSATVSYCARRGIPVLPRGGGTSLAGQTVNEAVVLDFTREMGDVLAVDPDSRRAVVQPGTILGELNERLAHHGLKFAPDPAWGDKSAIGGAIGNNSTGAHSLQYGKTDAYVEECEVVLADGTVTRFGEVSLEELPELADGDDLEARIYAEVHRILEEDGDLIEETYPDLKRNVSGYNLNWLLEDARGSERGIGERTSEGGTINLAKLLCGSEGTLAIVTEATVSLEPIPETKSMVLLAYESVIDAVSDVAPIVEHDPAAVELVDDVLIDLAKETAEFTDVTEMLPDGTGAVLLVEFYAEDDLDGKRKVANLLADRHPEAEPTGEPDPAEQRLALDVEGRAFGVIEAYDEADQVQIWKLRKSGLPILLSRTSDEKHVAFIEDTAIPPEHLPEFVADFQDVLEEHHTYASFYAHAGPGVLHIRPLVNTKTEDGLQNMESLADAATDLVVAYDGSVSGEHGDGRARTQWNRKLYGEELWETFQRLKTAFDPDWLLNPGQVVFRDDEPTDMTENHRFGPDYAFEAGFDPALEWDVDNGFQGMVELCHGCAGCRGGQSTTGGVMCPTFRASQEEITSTRGRANALRQAMSGGLERDEAFSDEFLAEVLDLCIGCKGCATDCPSEVDMAKLKAEVTHEHHQRHGSSLRDRLFANVHELSALGSRLAPLSNLGPKLPGARWLLERTVGINADKPLPRFYRHTFTDWFEARGGSQVPVAEADRRVVVYPDTFTTYNNPDAGQATVRVLEAAGVHVDVPTGDGDGVEVGDTGRPAFSKGFLDQAAQTARENLTALEPAVEEGWDVVVVEPSDAVMFQSDYLDLLGEDARPLADATYGVCEYLDTFGLDKTLSFALEAAEQSLTYHGHCHQKATRKDHHAVGVLRRAGYAVDPLDSGCCGMAGSFGYEAEHASMSDAIGSILFEQVEASDGDRVVAPGASCRTQLTTRERRADLPKTPIEFVDAALALE is encoded by the coding sequence ATGTCAGGGCACATCTCACCACCACCGGACGAACCAGCGACCGACAGCCGAGTGACCTACGACTACCGGAGCGACGACGTCGACCGCCCCGCGCTCGTGGCCGACCTCGAGCGCGTCGTCGACGGCGACGTCCGGGCGGATTCGTACTCGCGAAACCTGTACGCGACGGATGCCAGCATCTACGAGATGCTGCCGATCGCCGTCGTCTTCCCGACCTCGACCGCCGACGTTTCGGCGACCGTCTCCTACTGCGCTCGCCGGGGGATTCCGGTTCTCCCCCGCGGCGGCGGCACCAGTCTCGCCGGCCAGACCGTCAACGAAGCCGTCGTCCTCGATTTTACCCGCGAGATGGGCGACGTCCTCGCGGTCGACCCCGACAGCCGGCGGGCCGTCGTTCAGCCAGGCACCATCCTCGGCGAACTCAACGAGCGCCTCGCACACCACGGCCTCAAGTTCGCCCCCGACCCGGCCTGGGGCGACAAGAGCGCCATCGGCGGCGCGATCGGCAACAACTCCACCGGGGCACACTCCCTGCAGTACGGCAAGACCGACGCCTACGTCGAGGAATGCGAGGTCGTCCTCGCCGACGGCACCGTCACCCGCTTTGGCGAGGTGTCCCTCGAGGAACTGCCCGAGCTGGCCGATGGCGACGACCTCGAGGCCCGAATCTACGCCGAAGTCCACCGCATCCTCGAAGAAGACGGCGACCTGATCGAGGAAACCTACCCCGACCTCAAACGGAACGTCTCCGGCTACAACCTCAACTGGCTGCTCGAGGATGCCCGCGGAAGCGAACGCGGAATCGGCGAGCGAACCAGCGAGGGCGGGACGATCAACCTCGCGAAACTACTGTGTGGCAGCGAAGGCACCCTGGCGATCGTCACCGAGGCGACTGTCTCGCTCGAGCCCATTCCCGAGACGAAGAGCATGGTGTTGCTCGCCTACGAGAGCGTGATCGACGCCGTCTCCGACGTGGCCCCGATCGTCGAACACGACCCCGCGGCGGTCGAACTGGTCGACGACGTATTGATCGACCTGGCGAAGGAGACCGCGGAGTTCACCGACGTGACCGAAATGCTCCCCGACGGGACGGGGGCGGTGTTGCTCGTCGAGTTCTACGCCGAGGACGACCTCGACGGCAAGCGGAAGGTGGCGAACCTGCTCGCCGATCGCCACCCCGAAGCCGAGCCGACCGGAGAACCGGATCCCGCCGAACAGCGCCTCGCCCTCGACGTCGAGGGCCGCGCGTTCGGCGTCATCGAGGCCTACGACGAGGCCGACCAGGTGCAGATCTGGAAGCTCCGTAAGTCCGGGCTCCCGATCCTCCTCTCGCGGACGAGCGACGAGAAACACGTCGCGTTCATCGAGGACACGGCGATCCCGCCCGAACACCTCCCCGAGTTCGTCGCCGATTTCCAGGACGTCCTCGAGGAGCACCACACGTACGCGAGCTTCTACGCCCACGCCGGCCCCGGGGTCTTGCACATTCGCCCGCTGGTCAACACCAAGACCGAAGACGGGCTCCAGAACATGGAGTCGCTCGCCGACGCCGCCACCGACCTCGTCGTCGCGTACGACGGCTCCGTCTCGGGCGAACACGGCGACGGCCGGGCGCGAACCCAGTGGAACCGGAAGCTGTACGGCGAGGAACTCTGGGAGACCTTCCAGCGCCTGAAGACCGCGTTCGATCCCGACTGGCTGCTCAACCCCGGGCAGGTGGTCTTCCGCGACGACGAGCCGACCGACATGACCGAGAACCACCGCTTCGGCCCCGACTACGCGTTCGAGGCCGGCTTCGACCCCGCGCTCGAGTGGGACGTCGACAACGGCTTCCAGGGCATGGTCGAACTCTGTCACGGCTGTGCCGGCTGTCGCGGCGGCCAGTCGACCACCGGCGGGGTGATGTGTCCGACCTTCCGTGCCAGTCAGGAGGAGATCACGAGCACCCGCGGCAGGGCGAACGCGCTGCGCCAGGCGATGAGCGGCGGGCTCGAGCGCGACGAGGCGTTTTCCGACGAGTTCCTCGCGGAGGTGCTCGACCTCTGTATCGGCTGTAAGGGCTGTGCGACCGACTGCCCCAGCGAGGTCGACATGGCGAAGCTCAAAGCCGAGGTGACCCACGAACACCACCAACGACACGGCTCGAGCCTGCGCGACCGACTCTTCGCGAACGTCCACGAGCTCTCGGCGTTGGGGTCGCGGCTCGCGCCGCTGTCGAACCTCGGGCCGAAGCTGCCGGGGGCGCGCTGGCTCCTCGAGCGGACGGTCGGGATCAACGCCGACAAGCCCCTGCCGCGGTTCTACCGGCACACGTTCACCGACTGGTTCGAGGCGCGTGGCGGCTCGCAGGTGCCGGTTGCCGAGGCCGACCGCCGCGTCGTCGTCTACCCGGACACGTTCACCACCTACAACAACCCCGACGCCGGGCAGGCGACCGTTCGGGTGCTCGAGGCCGCCGGCGTCCACGTCGACGTCCCCACGGGCGACGGCGATGGGGTCGAGGTTGGCGACACCGGCCGCCCGGCGTTCTCGAAGGGGTTTCTCGATCAGGCAGCACAAACGGCTCGGGAGAACCTCACAGCACTCGAGCCCGCCGTCGAGGAGGGCTGGGACGTCGTGGTGGTCGAGCCCTCCGACGCGGTCATGTTCCAGTCCGATTACCTGGATCTGCTCGGCGAGGACGCACGGCCGCTCGCAGACGCCACCTACGGCGTCTGTGAGTACCTCGATACGTTCGGGCTGGACAAGACCCTCTCGTTCGCGCTCGAGGCCGCCGAACAGTCGCTCACCTACCACGGCCACTGCCACCAGAAGGCGACCCGGAAGGATCACCACGCCGTCGGCGTGTTACGCCGGGCGGGCTACGCGGTCGATCCGCTCGATTCGGGCTGCTGTGGTATGGCCGGCTCCTTCGGCTACGAGGCCGAACACGCCTCGATGAGCGACGCCATCGGCTCGATCCTCTTCGAGCAGGTGGAGGCGAGCGACGGCGACCGGGTCGTTGCCCCCGGTGCGTCCTGTCGGACGCAGCTTACAACCCGGGAACGGCGGGCTGATCTGCCGAAGACGCCGATCGAGTTCGTGGATGCGGCCCTGGCCCTCGAGTGA